In Salvelinus namaycush isolate Seneca chromosome 37, SaNama_1.0, whole genome shotgun sequence, the following are encoded in one genomic region:
- the tcea3 gene encoding transcription elongation factor A protein 3 isoform X2 has translation MPETMTREEELIRIAKKLDKMVSRNNTEGALDLLNELKSFNMTLKLLQETRIGMSVNGIRKHCTDDVVVSLAKILIKDWKRLLDAARTQSTERPNEMKNGVDSNKATGSSVRSPLEKDTRRDSSDTLSPSHPRPTPPSRCHSVKVKKERKDSTDSKHSLSVKRHSTDSKSDRKESHGSKSSHPGPLQRKSSTDSIERRKKEMPKIPTTPTSPMSPSFSSAGVPLSPCLATGETIRDKCIEMLAAALRTDDNFKEFGTNCDSMAAEIEDHIYKEMGATDMKYKNRVRSRISNLKDSKNPGLRRNVLAGGIELRRFAIMSAEEMASDELKQLRNNLTKEAIREHQLSKTSGTISDLFQCSKCKKKNCTYNQMQTRSADEPMTTFVLCNECGNRWKFC, from the exons ATGCCAGAAACTATGACGCGAGAAGAGGAGTTAATTCGGATTGCAAAAAAACTGGACAAGATGGTGTCTAGAAATAACACG GAGGGTGCCCTGGACCTGCTGAATGAACTGAAGAGCTTCAACATGACGCTGAAACTTCTGCAG GAAACGAGGATCGGCATGTCTGTGAATGGAATCAGGAAGCACTGCACAGACGACGTGGTCGTTTCCCTGGCCAAGATCCTCATCAAGgactggaagagactgctgg ATGCTGCACGTACTCAGAGTACTGAGAGGCCCAATGAGATGAAGAATGGGGTTGACTCCAACAAAGCCACAGGGTCCTCAGTCAGGTCCCCTTTAGAGAAAGACACCAG GAGAGATTCTTCAGACACTCTGTCTCCTTCTCATCCTCGTCCCACCCCTCCGTCCAGATGTCACTCAGTGAAGGTGAAGAAAGAGAG AAAGGACTCCACTGACTCCAAGCACAGTCTTTCTGTGAAACGTCATTCGACTGACTCCAAATCAGACAG GAAAGAATCTCATGGCTCCAAGTCCTCTCACCCTGGCCCTCTGCAGAGAAAGTCCTCAACGGACAGTATTGAACG gagaaagaaagagatgccAAAGatccccaccacccccaccagtccCATGTCCCCCTCCTTCAGCTCAGCAGGGGTTCCCCTGTCCCCTTGCCTGGCCACTGGAGAAACCATCAGGGACAAATGCATCGAGATGCTGGCTGCAGCTCTACGCACAGATG ATAACTTCAAAGAATTTGGGACAAACTGTGACTCAATGGCAGCAGAAATTGAAGATC ATATTTACAAGGAGATGGGAGCCACAGATATGAAGTATAAAAACAGGGTGCGGAGCCGCATCAGCAACCTGAAGGACTCCAAAAACCCTGGGCTGCGGAGGAACGTCCTGGCTGGAGGCATAGAGCTGAGACGCTTCGCCATCATGTCTGCTGAG GAGATGGCTAGTGATGAGCTGAAGCAGCTGAGGAACAATCTGACTAAGGAGGCCATTAGGGAACACCAGCTGTCCAAAACCAGCGGTACCATTTCTGATCTGTTTCAGTGCAGCAAGTGCAAAAAAAAGAACTGCACCTACAACCAG atgcagACCCGCAGCGCTGACGAGCCTATGACCACTTTTGTCCTCTGTAACGAGTGCGGGAACCGCTGGAAG TTCTGCTGA
- the tcea3 gene encoding transcription elongation factor A protein 3 isoform X4, with protein sequence MPETMTREEELIRIAKKLDKMVSRNNTEGALDLLNELKSFNMTLKLLQETRIGMSVNGIRKHCTDDVVVSLAKILIKDWKRLLDAARTQSTERPNEMKNGVDSNKATGSSVRSPLEKDTRKDSTDSKHSLSVKRHSTDSKSDRKESHGSKSSHPGPLQRKSSTDSIERRKKEMPKIPTTPTSPMSPSFSSAGVPLSPCLATGETIRDKCIEMLAAALRTDDNFKEFGTNCDSMAAEIEDHIYKEMGATDMKYKNRVRSRISNLKDSKNPGLRRNVLAGGIELRRFAIMSAEEMASDELKQLRNNLTKEAIREHQLSKTSGTISDLFQCSKCKKKNCTYNQMQTRSADEPMTTFVLCNECGNRWKFC encoded by the exons ATGCCAGAAACTATGACGCGAGAAGAGGAGTTAATTCGGATTGCAAAAAAACTGGACAAGATGGTGTCTAGAAATAACACG GAGGGTGCCCTGGACCTGCTGAATGAACTGAAGAGCTTCAACATGACGCTGAAACTTCTGCAG GAAACGAGGATCGGCATGTCTGTGAATGGAATCAGGAAGCACTGCACAGACGACGTGGTCGTTTCCCTGGCCAAGATCCTCATCAAGgactggaagagactgctgg ATGCTGCACGTACTCAGAGTACTGAGAGGCCCAATGAGATGAAGAATGGGGTTGACTCCAACAAAGCCACAGGGTCCTCAGTCAGGTCCCCTTTAGAGAAAGACACCAG AAAGGACTCCACTGACTCCAAGCACAGTCTTTCTGTGAAACGTCATTCGACTGACTCCAAATCAGACAG GAAAGAATCTCATGGCTCCAAGTCCTCTCACCCTGGCCCTCTGCAGAGAAAGTCCTCAACGGACAGTATTGAACG gagaaagaaagagatgccAAAGatccccaccacccccaccagtccCATGTCCCCCTCCTTCAGCTCAGCAGGGGTTCCCCTGTCCCCTTGCCTGGCCACTGGAGAAACCATCAGGGACAAATGCATCGAGATGCTGGCTGCAGCTCTACGCACAGATG ATAACTTCAAAGAATTTGGGACAAACTGTGACTCAATGGCAGCAGAAATTGAAGATC ATATTTACAAGGAGATGGGAGCCACAGATATGAAGTATAAAAACAGGGTGCGGAGCCGCATCAGCAACCTGAAGGACTCCAAAAACCCTGGGCTGCGGAGGAACGTCCTGGCTGGAGGCATAGAGCTGAGACGCTTCGCCATCATGTCTGCTGAG GAGATGGCTAGTGATGAGCTGAAGCAGCTGAGGAACAATCTGACTAAGGAGGCCATTAGGGAACACCAGCTGTCCAAAACCAGCGGTACCATTTCTGATCTGTTTCAGTGCAGCAAGTGCAAAAAAAAGAACTGCACCTACAACCAG atgcagACCCGCAGCGCTGACGAGCCTATGACCACTTTTGTCCTCTGTAACGAGTGCGGGAACCGCTGGAAG TTCTGCTGA
- the tcea3 gene encoding transcription elongation factor A protein 3 isoform X5 has product MPETMTREEELIRIAKKLDKMVSRNNTEGALDLLNELKSFNMTLKLLQETRIGMSVNGIRKHCTDDVVVSLAKILIKDWKRLLDAARTQSTERPNEMKNGVDSNKATGSSVRSPLEKDTRRDSMGSKTSSSPSAKKLPSETKESHGSKSSHPGPLQRKSSTDSIERRKKEMPKIPTTPTSPMSPSFSSAGVPLSPCLATGETIRDKCIEMLAAALRTDDNFKEFGTNCDSMAAEIEDHIYKEMGATDMKYKNRVRSRISNLKDSKNPGLRRNVLAGGIELRRFAIMSAEEMASDELKQLRNNLTKEAIREHQLSKTSGTISDLFQCSKCKKKNCTYNQMQTRSADEPMTTFVLCNECGNRWKFC; this is encoded by the exons ATGCCAGAAACTATGACGCGAGAAGAGGAGTTAATTCGGATTGCAAAAAAACTGGACAAGATGGTGTCTAGAAATAACACG GAGGGTGCCCTGGACCTGCTGAATGAACTGAAGAGCTTCAACATGACGCTGAAACTTCTGCAG GAAACGAGGATCGGCATGTCTGTGAATGGAATCAGGAAGCACTGCACAGACGACGTGGTCGTTTCCCTGGCCAAGATCCTCATCAAGgactggaagagactgctgg ATGCTGCACGTACTCAGAGTACTGAGAGGCCCAATGAGATGAAGAATGGGGTTGACTCCAACAAAGCCACAGGGTCCTCAGTCAGGTCCCCTTTAGAGAAAGACACCAG GAGGGACTCTATGGGTTCCAAGACTAGCAGCTCACCCTCAGCTAAGAAGCTCCCTAGTGAGAC GAAAGAATCTCATGGCTCCAAGTCCTCTCACCCTGGCCCTCTGCAGAGAAAGTCCTCAACGGACAGTATTGAACG gagaaagaaagagatgccAAAGatccccaccacccccaccagtccCATGTCCCCCTCCTTCAGCTCAGCAGGGGTTCCCCTGTCCCCTTGCCTGGCCACTGGAGAAACCATCAGGGACAAATGCATCGAGATGCTGGCTGCAGCTCTACGCACAGATG ATAACTTCAAAGAATTTGGGACAAACTGTGACTCAATGGCAGCAGAAATTGAAGATC ATATTTACAAGGAGATGGGAGCCACAGATATGAAGTATAAAAACAGGGTGCGGAGCCGCATCAGCAACCTGAAGGACTCCAAAAACCCTGGGCTGCGGAGGAACGTCCTGGCTGGAGGCATAGAGCTGAGACGCTTCGCCATCATGTCTGCTGAG GAGATGGCTAGTGATGAGCTGAAGCAGCTGAGGAACAATCTGACTAAGGAGGCCATTAGGGAACACCAGCTGTCCAAAACCAGCGGTACCATTTCTGATCTGTTTCAGTGCAGCAAGTGCAAAAAAAAGAACTGCACCTACAACCAG atgcagACCCGCAGCGCTGACGAGCCTATGACCACTTTTGTCCTCTGTAACGAGTGCGGGAACCGCTGGAAG TTCTGCTGA
- the tcea3 gene encoding transcription elongation factor A protein 3 isoform X1: MPETMTREEELIRIAKKLDKMVSRNNTEGALDLLNELKSFNMTLKLLQETRIGMSVNGIRKHCTDDVVVSLAKILIKDWKRLLDAARTQSTERPNEMKNGVDSNKATGSSVRSPLEKDTRRDSSDTLSPSHPRPTPPSRCHSVKVKKERKDSTDSKHSLSVKRHSTDSKSDRRDSMGSKTSSSPSAKKLPSETKESHGSKSSHPGPLQRKSSTDSIERRKKEMPKIPTTPTSPMSPSFSSAGVPLSPCLATGETIRDKCIEMLAAALRTDDNFKEFGTNCDSMAAEIEDHIYKEMGATDMKYKNRVRSRISNLKDSKNPGLRRNVLAGGIELRRFAIMSAEEMASDELKQLRNNLTKEAIREHQLSKTSGTISDLFQCSKCKKKNCTYNQMQTRSADEPMTTFVLCNECGNRWKFC, from the exons ATGCCAGAAACTATGACGCGAGAAGAGGAGTTAATTCGGATTGCAAAAAAACTGGACAAGATGGTGTCTAGAAATAACACG GAGGGTGCCCTGGACCTGCTGAATGAACTGAAGAGCTTCAACATGACGCTGAAACTTCTGCAG GAAACGAGGATCGGCATGTCTGTGAATGGAATCAGGAAGCACTGCACAGACGACGTGGTCGTTTCCCTGGCCAAGATCCTCATCAAGgactggaagagactgctgg ATGCTGCACGTACTCAGAGTACTGAGAGGCCCAATGAGATGAAGAATGGGGTTGACTCCAACAAAGCCACAGGGTCCTCAGTCAGGTCCCCTTTAGAGAAAGACACCAG GAGAGATTCTTCAGACACTCTGTCTCCTTCTCATCCTCGTCCCACCCCTCCGTCCAGATGTCACTCAGTGAAGGTGAAGAAAGAGAG AAAGGACTCCACTGACTCCAAGCACAGTCTTTCTGTGAAACGTCATTCGACTGACTCCAAATCAGACAG GAGGGACTCTATGGGTTCCAAGACTAGCAGCTCACCCTCAGCTAAGAAGCTCCCTAGTGAGAC GAAAGAATCTCATGGCTCCAAGTCCTCTCACCCTGGCCCTCTGCAGAGAAAGTCCTCAACGGACAGTATTGAACG gagaaagaaagagatgccAAAGatccccaccacccccaccagtccCATGTCCCCCTCCTTCAGCTCAGCAGGGGTTCCCCTGTCCCCTTGCCTGGCCACTGGAGAAACCATCAGGGACAAATGCATCGAGATGCTGGCTGCAGCTCTACGCACAGATG ATAACTTCAAAGAATTTGGGACAAACTGTGACTCAATGGCAGCAGAAATTGAAGATC ATATTTACAAGGAGATGGGAGCCACAGATATGAAGTATAAAAACAGGGTGCGGAGCCGCATCAGCAACCTGAAGGACTCCAAAAACCCTGGGCTGCGGAGGAACGTCCTGGCTGGAGGCATAGAGCTGAGACGCTTCGCCATCATGTCTGCTGAG GAGATGGCTAGTGATGAGCTGAAGCAGCTGAGGAACAATCTGACTAAGGAGGCCATTAGGGAACACCAGCTGTCCAAAACCAGCGGTACCATTTCTGATCTGTTTCAGTGCAGCAAGTGCAAAAAAAAGAACTGCACCTACAACCAG atgcagACCCGCAGCGCTGACGAGCCTATGACCACTTTTGTCCTCTGTAACGAGTGCGGGAACCGCTGGAAG TTCTGCTGA
- the tcea3 gene encoding transcription elongation factor A protein 3 isoform X3: MPETMTREEELIRIAKKLDKMVSRNNTEGALDLLNELKSFNMTLKLLQETRIGMSVNGIRKHCTDDVVVSLAKILIKDWKRLLDAARTQSTERPNEMKNGVDSNKATGSSVRSPLEKDTRKDSTDSKHSLSVKRHSTDSKSDRRDSMGSKTSSSPSAKKLPSETKESHGSKSSHPGPLQRKSSTDSIERRKKEMPKIPTTPTSPMSPSFSSAGVPLSPCLATGETIRDKCIEMLAAALRTDDNFKEFGTNCDSMAAEIEDHIYKEMGATDMKYKNRVRSRISNLKDSKNPGLRRNVLAGGIELRRFAIMSAEEMASDELKQLRNNLTKEAIREHQLSKTSGTISDLFQCSKCKKKNCTYNQMQTRSADEPMTTFVLCNECGNRWKFC; this comes from the exons ATGCCAGAAACTATGACGCGAGAAGAGGAGTTAATTCGGATTGCAAAAAAACTGGACAAGATGGTGTCTAGAAATAACACG GAGGGTGCCCTGGACCTGCTGAATGAACTGAAGAGCTTCAACATGACGCTGAAACTTCTGCAG GAAACGAGGATCGGCATGTCTGTGAATGGAATCAGGAAGCACTGCACAGACGACGTGGTCGTTTCCCTGGCCAAGATCCTCATCAAGgactggaagagactgctgg ATGCTGCACGTACTCAGAGTACTGAGAGGCCCAATGAGATGAAGAATGGGGTTGACTCCAACAAAGCCACAGGGTCCTCAGTCAGGTCCCCTTTAGAGAAAGACACCAG AAAGGACTCCACTGACTCCAAGCACAGTCTTTCTGTGAAACGTCATTCGACTGACTCCAAATCAGACAG GAGGGACTCTATGGGTTCCAAGACTAGCAGCTCACCCTCAGCTAAGAAGCTCCCTAGTGAGAC GAAAGAATCTCATGGCTCCAAGTCCTCTCACCCTGGCCCTCTGCAGAGAAAGTCCTCAACGGACAGTATTGAACG gagaaagaaagagatgccAAAGatccccaccacccccaccagtccCATGTCCCCCTCCTTCAGCTCAGCAGGGGTTCCCCTGTCCCCTTGCCTGGCCACTGGAGAAACCATCAGGGACAAATGCATCGAGATGCTGGCTGCAGCTCTACGCACAGATG ATAACTTCAAAGAATTTGGGACAAACTGTGACTCAATGGCAGCAGAAATTGAAGATC ATATTTACAAGGAGATGGGAGCCACAGATATGAAGTATAAAAACAGGGTGCGGAGCCGCATCAGCAACCTGAAGGACTCCAAAAACCCTGGGCTGCGGAGGAACGTCCTGGCTGGAGGCATAGAGCTGAGACGCTTCGCCATCATGTCTGCTGAG GAGATGGCTAGTGATGAGCTGAAGCAGCTGAGGAACAATCTGACTAAGGAGGCCATTAGGGAACACCAGCTGTCCAAAACCAGCGGTACCATTTCTGATCTGTTTCAGTGCAGCAAGTGCAAAAAAAAGAACTGCACCTACAACCAG atgcagACCCGCAGCGCTGACGAGCCTATGACCACTTTTGTCCTCTGTAACGAGTGCGGGAACCGCTGGAAG TTCTGCTGA